AACCACAGGCCTCGTAAGTGCTTGAATTTTAAGACTCCTTACGAAGCTCTCCAAATGGATTCTTGCACTTGACGCTTGAATTCGCACCGTCCCCTTGTAACATTACTCATGAGTAATGTTAGTTTTGGGCGATAAAGGTAATGCTCTAGAATCCAGCTTCAACGCCAAAAAGCGTGCTTGACTTCGCTTTGGGCTTAGTGCTAGGAAGCGCCCTTCATTAAAGGAGTTATACAGATGGCTGAAAAGAAAAAACTAGGAACCGGCAGACACTACTCTGCTCTTAAGAGAAACCGTCAGAACGAAAAACGTAATGAGCGCAACAAATCAGCTCGTTCTGCTCTTCGCACTGTATTGAAAAAAGCGCGTCAATTGCTTCAAGGCGAAACTTTAAAGCCAGCACTTGCAAGTCTTGATAAAGCTGCAGGCAAAGGCCTTATCCCAAAGAAAAGAGCTGCACGCCTCAAGTCTCGCTTGCAAAAAGCTGTGAATAAAGCCGCTGCTTAAGATTTACTCCCATCACAATTCCAAAAACCGCATCTCCAAAGATGCGGTTTTTTTTGTTTCATGAAGTTGTATTGATTTTCAATTCTTTTTGTCATCCTCTGGCTTGACCAGGCCTGCCTGCCGGCGGGCAGGGGATCCAGCAATTTAGGCAATTTGCTGTCCTTGCGGATGAAGTATTCGCAGAGACGCATTGCAATGCGTCTCTACAATTGACAAAATCAGAATTGACCGATGAGATCCTTCGTTACACTCAGGATGACGGCGTTGCTCTAATGGCACTATTGAACCATTGCCCTATTTACACCATCATCCAATTCAAAATCAATTCACGGAAGGCCTTTTGTGGCAAAGAGAAATAATCAATTTTTCAAGGGGTTTGTCTTTTGTGAGTCGTGTGGTTTTGAGCTCGCGGTCGCACCAAGCAAAAGCGTGAAAGGCTTGCTTCAGTTCTTCAAGCGAATAGTGCTGCGCTTGTGCGAGATAATCTTTGGCAAAAAAAGGATGCACGCCTAAATACCGCGCCAAATCTGCAGATTGACGCATCCGCCCTTCCACTTCCTTTGCCTTGGTGAGCAGTCGAAAGTGACGTGCTACCATACCCAAAATCATTACCGGCGCTTCACCTTGATGCAGCAACGTCGTGAGCACAGACAAAGACTTCGAAAGTTTTTTTTCACCAATATTGTTGGTAAGCTCAAACACGCTGCGTTGGCTGGTTTCTGCAATGGCCATTTCCACATCGGAAAGTTCAATCAATGGCCGCTTGCCAACAAAAAGAAACAAGCGCTCCAAGGCTTGATCGATCTGGCTTAAATCGGTGCCCACTAAATCGGCCAAATAGCGCGCTGCTTCGTGGGAAATTTGTCGCTTTTGCTGACGCACTTGGCTTGCAATCCAAGATGGAACTTGATTGGCGTACAATGCCTTGCACTCAATCACAGCAGATTGTTTTTGCAATGCTGCAAATAATTTTGACCGGCCATCCAATTTTTCTGCAATGAGGACGAGCAAAGAATGTTCGAATGGTTTTTGCAGATAATCTACAAGATGAGCCTGCATTTCTTTCGAAAGCTTATGGGCATCGCGAATGACAATCAGATTTTTTCCGCCCAAAAAGGGAAATGTTTTTAGGGCGCCCATCACTTTTTCTACACTGGCTTCGACACCGCTATACGCTGAATACGAAAGGTCATCGTGCATGTTGGAAATGCCAAGCTTTTCTTTCATCACATGTAGGCCATGTCTTGCGATGTGAAGTTCTGCGCCAAAAAAAAGATAGGCCGGAAAAAATTTTTCCTGCTTTAAGGCATCTTCAAACTGTTGAACGGTAAATTTTGGCATTATTCTCTTATTTCATATAGTGGTCATGCCATTGTTGAAAGGCCAACAAGGTCCACAGTTGTTTGCGGTTGTCTTCTTTTTGCGCAAAGTGTCTCTCAAGTAAACCTTGAACTGTCTTGGGATTAAAAATACCTTGCTTCGCTAAACGTGCTGGGGAAAGCAAATCGCAGGTCATCTCGCGCAAGGGCCCATTTATCCACTTGGCTACGGGAATACCAAAACCCTTTTTGGGGCGATTCACAATTGATGCGGGCAGTTCATTTTCGTACGCTTTCTTCAAGAGATACTTTAGGTTTCCATGACGGTATTTGAAGTGATACGGCAGCTTTGCCACGAATTCTACGAAGTGATGATCTAGGAACGGTGATCTGCACTCAAGCGAAGCCGCCATTGAAGCCCTGTCTACCTTTGTAAGGATATCGTCTTGCAAGTAGAGTTTTTTGTAGAGGTAGAGAAGTCCATTCCCAACACTTGCGGAAGCTGCAACCATCTGATGACGATTGATATCATGCAAAAATAAATCCGAACCAAACGAGCGCGCTTGCAAAAGAGCTGTTTGTTCTTCAGACGAGAACGAACCCATCCACAAAAAATGTTTGGAGGCATCTAACACATCTGCGCCTCGCAAAAATTGTTTCGCTTTAAAATCGAAGCTGATGTTTTCATCAGAAACAGGAAGATGTTTTACTATTTTTTTTACTGCTGCTCGCACAAAGTGTGGAAGACGTTGAAATATTTTTGCATATTCTTCTGCTTTAAAGGTGGGATAACCTGCAAAAAGTTCATCACCACCATCGCCACCAAGTGCAACAGTGACATGCTTTTTTGTGAATTTCGAAAGGGCATATGTGGGAACAATGGAAGCATCGCCTAGTGGTTCGTCAAGAAAGGCGCCAATCTCTGGAATTAAACCAAGCAAGGTTTCTGGAGTACACAGCTCTTCGTGATGCTGAGTTCCAAAATGATTTGCGACAAGACGTGCATGGCTAGATTCGTCAAAACTTTTTTCGCTGAATGCCATAGAAAAGGTTTTGATTTGTTGTGGCGGAAGCATTTTTGCCATGGCTGCTAAAACAACAGACGAATCAATGCCGCCAGAGAGAAAGAGCCCCAGCGGAACATCACTCATCAAGCGAATGTTTACTGCCTCTTCAAAACGCTGTCGCAATTCTGAAAGTGCATCCTCCTCGGAAATATGCGTCAGTTCTCCTTCACAGGGAATGTCCCAATATTGCTCGATGCTTATTTTTCCTTCTTGCCACGTCAACATGTGACCAGCTTCGAGCTTGTGAATACCTTCGAAAATGGAAGCTTGAGCTGGCACGTATTCAAACGCCAAATACTTTTGCACAGCCAACATATCGAGGCGAGGATGAAGTTCTGGATAATTCAGCAACGCTTTAAGTTCTGAAGCAAAGAGAAAAGCTCCATTCACTTCGGCCCAGTACAAAGGCTTTTGCCCCATGCGATCTCTGGCGATGAGCAGTTTTCGTTTTTCGCTATCCCACACAGCAAGGCCAAACATGCCGCGAAGTTTTTTGACAAAGTGACGCCCTTCTTCTTCATAAAGATGCGGTAAAATTTCGGCATCGGAATGACTGCGAAGCTGATGTCCATGCTGTTCAAGCTGAGTTCGAAGTGTGAGGTGGTTGAAAATTTCGCCATTGCAAATGGAAACAATCTTCCGCTGCTCATTGTAAAGAGGCTGTTTGCCGCCTTCGAGGTCTAAAATGGAAAGCCTACGCATGGCGAGGGCTGCGCCTGATTCAAAAAAATAACCTTCATCATCTGGGCCGCGATGAATCATGCTGCGGTTCATTTTTTGCAACACGTGTTCATCAAGTTTTTTGTGTTTATCCGTAAAGATAACACCAACAATCCCACACATTGTAATATCCTCACTCAGAAAACTGTTAAAAAACTAAACTACTTTTCGATGTTCACACATTTTTTCACGAGGTAAATAGGTTTGTTTTGGGATTCGTGATAGGTTCTAATCAAAAGCTCTGCAATGAGACCCATGAGAATAAACTGAACACCAAGAATACATAAAAACACTGCAAGCAAGAGAAAGGGATTTTTGTGCGCATAGGTTCCGAAAAAGAATTTTTCTAATAACACTTCAGCGCCCGCACAAAAAGAAAGAAGACACATTATAAAACCACTTCCTCCAAATAAGTATGAAGGTTTGGTGACATAACTGGAAAGAAATTTCACGGTCATTAAATCCATGATCACCTTGAAGATGCGCATGAGTCCATATTTTGATTCGCCGCGAGTTCTGGCGCGATGATTCACTGCCACCTCAGAAACTTTTGCACCCACCATGCTCACATAAGCTGGAATGAAGCGATGCATCTCACCATACAGTTGTATGGAGTCGATGAACTCTGCCTTGTAGGCTTTAAGTGAGCAGCCGTAATCGTGCAATGCAACGCCGGTGATTTTTGAAATGAGTTTGTTTGCTATTTGAGAAGGCAATCTTCGAGTGAGAAATTTATCTTTCCGTTTTTTTCGCCAACCTGAAATGACATCGAAGCCTTCATCCAATTTTTGCAGTAAAAGTGGAATGTCTGCTGGATCGTTTTGATTGTCGGCATCCATAGCGACATAAATTTTCCCTTGGGCATGATCGAAACCAGCCGCCATGGCAGCCGTTTGGCCAAAGTTGCGCGTGAGTTTTACAAACTTCACGCGTTTATCTTTTTCTGCAAGTGCACTCACAAGATCTGCACTTTCGTCAGTAGAACCATCATCCACAAAAACAAGCTCAAAATTTATTTTTTTGGGATCTAAACTTGCGCACACTTCTTCATAGACTTGGGAAAGATTCCCTTCTTCATTTAGAAACGGAACGATGATAGAAACATCGTACGGCCTGCTACTGGTATCTTCAATTTGTCTCATGATTTTTTCCTTTTCCTCGGCGGAAAGTGCTTATCTTATAGATTAACAAAGAGGTCAACTTGCTTGATTTTTCGGTAAAATGCCGCTTGCAAGGAGATTGACTTTTTGGGCTTTTGCTCTATCTTGCACGGCTTATGAATTCAAAACAAAAATACCTCGTTTTCTTTGGGCTTATCGCCCTTTGCTTTCTTTTGCGCATCTTTAGTTTATGGACTCCGCTTATAAACGTTGATGAGTCTCAGTTTGCGGAGTACGCTAATAAGTTGCTCTCGGGTGGGCTTCCGTTTGTGGCCTCAGTGGATACCAAGCCAATGGGCATCTACTGGTTTTTCGCTGCTGTTTTTGCTGTCTTTGGAAAAAACAACATGATCGCAGTCCACGTGGCAACTATTCTTTGTGTTCTTGGCACGTCATATTATATTTTCAAGATTTCAAAATCTCTTTCTTCTGAAACGAGTGGAATTTTAGCTGCTCTTTTTTATATCGTTTTTTCAACTTGCTACATTCCAAAATTTATTTCTACTTCCATTGTGCTTATCATGATGCTGCCACTCACTGCCAGCATGTGGTATGCCGTAAAAGGAGAACGTTCACAAAAGCAAGTTCACCTCTTTTTTTCTGGAATTCTTTTTGGCCTCGCCTGTCTGTTTAAATATCAAGCCGGAATCAACCTGTTTGTGTTGGCCGTTTATTTTCTCATCATCCGTCCCTTTTCTTTTAAGACTTCATATAATCCTTTTCGGCAAAAGGGATTTTTTTCCTTTCTTTTTGGGGGAAGCCTTGTGGGTTTAGCTTTCTTGGCTCACCTTTTATC
This region of Deltaproteobacteria bacterium CG11_big_fil_rev_8_21_14_0_20_42_23 genomic DNA includes:
- the rpsT gene encoding 30S ribosomal protein S20; the protein is MAEKKKLGTGRHYSALKRNRQNEKRNERNKSARSALRTVLKKARQLLQGETLKPALASLDKAAGKGLIPKKRAARLKSRLQKAVNKAAA
- a CDS encoding DNA polymerase III subunit delta — encoded protein: MPKFTVQQFEDALKQEKFFPAYLFFGAELHIARHGLHVMKEKLGISNMHDDLSYSAYSGVEASVEKVMGALKTFPFLGGKNLIVIRDAHKLSKEMQAHLVDYLQKPFEHSLLVLIAEKLDGRSKLFAALQKQSAVIECKALYANQVPSWIASQVRQQKRQISHEAARYLADLVGTDLSQIDQALERLFLFVGKRPLIELSDVEMAIAETSQRSVFELTNNIGEKKLSKSLSVLTTLLHQGEAPVMILGMVARHFRLLTKAKEVEGRMRQSADLARYLGVHPFFAKDYLAQAQHYSLEELKQAFHAFAWCDRELKTTRLTKDKPLEKLIISLCHKRPSVN
- the asnB gene encoding asparagine synthase (glutamine-hydrolyzing); amino-acid sequence: MCGIVGVIFTDKHKKLDEHVLQKMNRSMIHRGPDDEGYFFESGAALAMRRLSILDLEGGKQPLYNEQRKIVSICNGEIFNHLTLRTQLEQHGHQLRSHSDAEILPHLYEEEGRHFVKKLRGMFGLAVWDSEKRKLLIARDRMGQKPLYWAEVNGAFLFASELKALLNYPELHPRLDMLAVQKYLAFEYVPAQASIFEGIHKLEAGHMLTWQEGKISIEQYWDIPCEGELTHISEEDALSELRQRFEEAVNIRLMSDVPLGLFLSGGIDSSVVLAAMAKMLPPQQIKTFSMAFSEKSFDESSHARLVANHFGTQHHEELCTPETLLGLIPEIGAFLDEPLGDASIVPTYALSKFTKKHVTVALGGDGGDELFAGYPTFKAEEYAKIFQRLPHFVRAAVKKIVKHLPVSDENISFDFKAKQFLRGADVLDASKHFLWMGSFSSEEQTALLQARSFGSDLFLHDINRHQMVAASASVGNGLLYLYKKLYLQDDILTKVDRASMAASLECRSPFLDHHFVEFVAKLPYHFKYRHGNLKYLLKKAYENELPASIVNRPKKGFGIPVAKWINGPLREMTCDLLSPARLAKQGIFNPKTVQGLLERHFAQKEDNRKQLWTLLAFQQWHDHYMK
- a CDS encoding glycosyltransferase is translated as MRQIEDTSSRPYDVSIIVPFLNEEGNLSQVYEEVCASLDPKKINFELVFVDDGSTDESADLVSALAEKDKRVKFVKLTRNFGQTAAMAAGFDHAQGKIYVAMDADNQNDPADIPLLLQKLDEGFDVISGWRKKRKDKFLTRRLPSQIANKLISKITGVALHDYGCSLKAYKAEFIDSIQLYGEMHRFIPAYVSMVGAKVSEVAVNHRARTRGESKYGLMRIFKVIMDLMTVKFLSSYVTKPSYLFGGSGFIMCLLSFCAGAEVLLEKFFFGTYAHKNPFLLLAVFLCILGVQFILMGLIAELLIRTYHESQNKPIYLVKKCVNIEK